The following are from one region of the Alphaproteobacteria bacterium genome:
- the mraW gene encoding 16S rRNA (cytosine(1402)-N(4))-methyltransferase, producing the protein IHPATKTFQAIRIFVNEELKELKEVLAATINLLNKGGRLVVVSFHGLEDKIVKSFIKEHAVKAANNRYMPEIKTTEQAEFKLVTNGLKPTISEISDNPRARSAIMRVAEKL; encoded by the coding sequence AAATACACCCTGCTACAAAAACATTTCAGGCAATAAGAATATTTGTAAATGAAGAGCTTAAAGAGTTAAAGGAGGTGTTAGCAGCTACTATTAATCTTTTAAATAAAGGAGGAAGATTAGTAGTAGTTAGCTTTCATGGCTTAGAAGATAAAATAGTAAAATCTTTTATAAAAGAACATGCTGTTAAAGCTGCAAATAACAGATATATGCCTGAGATTAAAACAACAGAGCAGGCAGAATTCAAGCTGGTTACTAATGGTTTAAAGCCTACAATATCAGAGATAAGCGATAATCCAAGGGCTAGATCTGCAATTATGAGAGTGGCTGAAAAATTATGA